Below is a genomic region from Thermoflexus sp..
CTCCCAGAACGCTTTCTGCAGAGGATGCAGCTCGCCATCTTTGGCCAGACCTTCCACTGTCAGAATCTCCGCCCCGTCGGCTTGGACCGCGAACACTGTGCAGCTTTTGACGGCCTTCCCGTTCAGAAGGACGGTGCATGCCCCACAGCTGGTCGTATCGCAACCCACGTGGGTCCCTGTAAGCCCCAGGATGTCCCGAAGGAAATACACCAAGAGCATGCGGGCTTCCACATCGGCCTCGTATGGACGGCCATTGACCGTTACCCGGATTCGCTGCCGAGCCGCGGGCTGGATAGCCTCCATGGCTTTACGGACAGCTGTCCGGCGGGGCGCCGCTGTTGCACGCTTTCCCTTGCGAGCCGGCATGATTGCCTCCTTTCATGGGGATCAGCGGATACGGCTGGAACCTCCAGATCCGTAACAACATCCCCCGGTCCGGATCACACCATCGGAATACGCTCCAGAGCCTTCCGGAGAGCCCGGACGGTCAGGACGCGCACCATATCCCGCTTGTATTCAGCAGGCCCGCGGGTGTCGCTGGTGGGCTGGGAGGCCTCGGCCGCCAGCTCTCCCGCCCGGGCAATCACACCTTCGTCCAGGCGCTTGCCGATCAGCCATTCCTCCGCCTCCCGGGCGCGCAGGGAAGTGGGTCCCACCGCGCACAGCCCAATGCCAGCCTTCCGACACACCCCATCCGCATCCAGGGCGATCTGGACTCCCACTGCGACCACGGCGAAGTCGCCTACCTTGCGTTCGATCTTGAGGTAAGCCCCGGCCTCCCGCGGCCCAGGAGCGGGCACCCGGATCTCCGTTACGATCTCGCCAGGCTGCAGAGCGGTCATAAAGGGTCCGGTGAAGAACTCCTCCAGCGGTACAGTGCGCTGGCCTATCCGACGGCCCTTGGGGCCAGTGATCACCACCTCCGCCTTCGCTGCCAGAAGAGCCGCTCCCCAATCCCCTGCTGGATCCGCGTGGGCGATGGAACCTCCGACGGTGCCCCAGTTACGCACAATAGGATCGGCGATGACCCGCGCTGCATCCGCCAGGAGAGGATAACGCTGCTGGATGAGCGAGGCGCGCTCCATTGCGCGATGACGCACCATGGCACCGATACGCAGAACCCCCCGGTCCTCTTCCAGGAAGTCCATGCCGGGGATGCGATTGAGGTCGATGAGGACCTTCGGGTTGGCCAGCCGGAATCGCATCATCGGGATCAGGCTTTGCCCGCCAGCCAGGAGACGGGCATCCGGGCCGTATTGCTGGAGGAGGCGGATAGCCTGATCCAGGGTCGAGGGGGCGGCATATTCAAATGGCGCGGGAAACATGGGGGCCTCCTGATCATGGGATGATCACGGCGCGGCCGATGTAGCGGCGGTTCTTGAAATCGTCAATGGCCTGGTTGATTTGCTCTAGCCGATACTGCCGGCTGTGAACCTTCACCAGACCCCGAGCATTGAGATCCATCAATTCCACCAGCTCCATGTAGTTCCCAACCAGGCTCCCAGCGATCGTGATCTCATTGAAAATCATCTGCACCGTGGGGACCTCGAGCTTCCCTCCGTAACCGATGATGAAATGGGTTCCTCCCCTGCGGAGCATCTGCCAGCCTTGCTGCTCCACCCCCGCCTCTCCAACGAAATCCAGAACCACATGAGCACCCCCCTTCGTCCGCTCGCGGACCTCCGCCACGAGGTCCGGGCCGCCGGGGAGGACTTCATCCGCCCCCAACTCCTGGGCCAGGCGACGGGCGGACTCGGTGATGTCTACAGCGATAATGCGGGCGCTGGAAAGGGCACGGAGAGCCTGGAGGGCGATGTGGCCCAGGCCGCCGATCCCGATGATCACACAGGAGGTTCCCGGAGGCAGCAATTTCGCCGCCCGCTTGGCGGCCCGATAGGCGGTGAGGCCCGCATCGGCCAGCGGGGCCACATCGGCAGGGGCCACCCCATCGGGGAGTTTAACCAGAGCCCGCTCGTTCGTCACCAGATATTCGGCGAACCCTCCGTTAGCGTTCAGGCCAGGAAAGACACCCCGCTCGCAATACATATCCTCCCCCTGACGGCATGCCAGACACACCCCGCAGGTTCGAAGAGGATGACAAATCACGGCATCCCCCGGCTTCACCGAGGTCACCGCGCTCCCCACCTCCTCCACCCAGCCGGCGTTCTCGTGGCCAGGGATGTAGGGGAGCAACTTCCCGTCTGGATCCAGAATGCTCCGCCACACGCCTTCGATGATGTGCAGATCGGTGCGGCAGAGGCCAGCCGCCCCAATACGCACAATGACTTCGTCCGGAGCAGTGATCTTCGGCTCCGGGACCTCCTCAATTTGCAGCTGGACGTTCAAATGCGGGTCATACTGGTAGAGGCGGGCCGCTTTCATGGCTGACCTCCAAAGGGCAAATAAACCAGGATAAGCATGTGCAGCAGCCAGGCCGCGCATGGGCCTGTTGTGTAATGGCCCTCCTATGCAGCCATCGCAGCCAGCCGCTGGCCGATCGGATCGCGCTGGAGCTTCTCCCGTTGAGCGGCGATGTCGATCCCATAAAGCCGCGCCGCGTTCTCCCCCAGGATCTTGCGTTTGGTCTCCAGGGTCAGATCAACGCCATATTCCTCTTTGATGTCCGGCGGCAGCTCGAAGGAGATGAACCGCTCAATGATCCAACGCGGCGACCAGAGGGCATAATCGCTGCCGAAGAGAATGCGATCAGGTCCCAGCCAGTAGAGGAGATTGGCCATGATCTCGGCGAAATACCGTGGGCGGGAGTGGATAAAGGCGATGGCCACCGCCAGGCCCGCGTAGACGTTCTTGTCCTGCGTCGCGATCCAGCAGAAGTCATCCAGGCGCGGCAGGCCACAGTGCTCCACAATGAAATTCAAATCGGGGAAGTCAGAGGCCGCTTGATCCACATCATGCACATCGAAGGCATCCTTGTTCAGCGGGTAGATCGTGGGGCCTTTATGAACATGGATATTGCGGATCCCCAGCTCGCGGCAGAGCTCCAGATAACGGTAAGCCATGGGCTCCGTCAGTCGCCATCCACGGGACTCCCCCCGCCACTCCGCTGTATAGAGCTTCAAGCCCTGGATGGGATATTCCTCCACCATCCGCCGGAACTCATCCAGGCCCTTCTCTCCCCAGCGGGGATCAAAGGTGCCGCACAGGATGAAGCGCTCGGGATACTTCTGCTTGAGGACGTAGTTCTGGACATGGGTATTAAAACCGTTCTTGAAGAACTCAGTGAGATAGGTGGAGTTGAAGATCCCCATATCCACATAGCCTTCAAGAAAGAGATCCCGGATCAGGGTTTCCTCATCGTATTTGCAATATTTATCGAAGGGCCAGACATAATCCGCGGGGCTGAGGGCCTTGTGATAATCGTAAAAGCAAAGCATCCAGCCTTCCCCGTATTTGTTCCGCCAGTTCTCCGGGCTTCCATCCCAGAAATGGATGTGGCCATCGATCACGAAAATCTCCTGTCCATCGACCCGGATCATGGGGCACCTCCTTTCCGACTGGCCAGCAAGGCCTGGCAGAGAAAAGCATTGGATTTGAAATTCAGGAGAGCCGCTCGACTTCGACAGAGATAGTCGTTGAAGGATTCGAGAGGGATTGGATGGCCATCCGCATCCAGCATGAGGGGAGCATCGGGGCGCATATCGAGGCCCAATTCCCGCCGTCGCTCCAGATAACGCCGAATCGCTTCCCCGGGCTCAAGCGACACCCACACACCATCGGCCCGGCGGACATGCCACGTTCCGCCGGATTCAGATAAATCAGCGAGGCGCAAGGCACAGATCTCCTGTGGGGAGAAACCCGCAGCGCGGAGAGCGTTCAGGAGCGCGAACTGACGGCCCAGATAACTTTTGCGCCGGAAGAACGCACGGAGCTCATCCAGGGATCCCGTAACCTCTCCGGGGAAAGCTTCTTCAAAGGAGCGCCCATTCTGGACAGCGGACTCGATGGCTTCTGAGGCGAAGTGATCCAGCAATCGGATTTGAACAGCCTGGATGCCTTCAACCTGGAGAAGAGCACGCCGGATATCTTCCACCATCATGAACACGAAGTTGGGGGCACACCAGAAAGTGGGCAAACGAAGGGTCACCCACGCGCAGGAGCCTTCCACGGTCACTGCCTCGACAAACCCAAGCCGGACAATGGAGTGATCCAGCTCCGGGTCCAGAACTCCATCCAGAGCCTGCCAGAGCTCCACCACTACCGATCGCTCTCGCGCCCTGGCATCGGCGTCTATCTCCCCGAACCCGCCATCTGCCCCTCCTTCCCTGTCCACCATATAGTATAGAGCAATAAGCAAAACCTGTCAACTTGAGGAGAGTTGATGAGAATTAATTGTGATTTAAATAACAATTTAGAATATTTCATCGCAATTTAGTGATATTAATCACGGATAGATTTTGCGCGGGATAAATAAACCGCACTCCGATGGGGGGATGCCCCTCATTCTCCGCATTCAGGTCCTCCCGCAGGATCTCCTGGAAGACTGCTTTTGGGACCGTCTTGCTTTCCCCGTTCGAGCCCAGCTGCCCATGTCTTGTAAAATAGCGATGTGTTTCCCACAACTACGGATGGGAAGGACGCTTTGCATAGCGAAGGTCATCCCATCTGAACTCTGGAGGTTCCTATGGATGTCCTGGAAGCGATCATGACCCGCCATATGGTGGGGAAGGTGCGGCCGGAGCGGCCGACGCGGGAGGAGATCGAGACGTTGCTCCGGGCGGCGGTGCGCGCCCCCAACCACCGCCTGACCGAGCCCTGGCGCTTCGTGGTGATCACCGGCCCGGCCCTCGATGAGCTCGGCGAGGTCTTCGCCCAGATCCTCCAGGCCGTCAAGCCCGACGCCACCGAAGAGGAATTGAAACGGGAACGGGCGAAACCCCATCGGGCCCCGGTGATCATCGCGGTGGCCTGCCTCAAAGGCCGCGACCCCATCGAAACCCACGAGAACATCGTGGCCACCGCCGCCGCCATCCAGAACCTCCTCCTCGCCGCCCACGGCATGGGCCTCGGCGCTTACCTCCGCACCGGCGACACCGCTTACCATCCGCTCCTGTTGCGCTGGCTGGGGGTCCCAGAGGACGCCCAGTTCATGGGCTTCATCTATCTGGGCTACCCGGCTCCGGATGCCCCACCTCGACAAACCCCCCGCCGCCCCATCGAAGAAGTTACTCAGTGGCGGGGATGGTCCTGAAGGCCATCATCCACCCTCGCCTGCAAAGCCGGGGGCCGGACGGAGGGCCCGGCCCCCTTGCCTTCCAGGGAAAAGCGGACGATCGTTTGTTCCCCCACCCATCTCTGCGTATAATGACGGCGAGCTTGATCCTCCAGACCCTGGAGGACGACAGGCCGAATTCCAGCCACCCTGGAACAGACTCCAGGCAGGAGGGCGCCATGTTCGATCGGGAGAAGCTTCAGGAGCTGGCCGCGGCGCGGGATCGGTGGGAGGAGACGACGCTACAGCAATGGCTGGCCCGCATGCCGGAGCGCCAGGAGGTCTTCACCACGGTCTCCGGGGAGCCGGTGAACCGCCTCTACACGCCCCTCGATCTCCCCGACTTCGACTACCTCCGCGACCTCGGGTTCCCCGGCGAATATCCTTTCACCCGCGGTATCCACGCCACGATGTATCGGGGCCGCCTCTGGACGATGCGCCTCTTCGCCGGCTACGGCACCGCCGAGGAGACCAACGCCCGATTCAAATACCTGCTGGAGCACGGCCAGACCGGCCTCTCGATCGCCTTCGACCTTCCTACCCTTTACGGCTACGACACCGACGATCCCATGGCGGAAGGGGAATTCGGCAAGTGCGGCGTGGCGGTCTCCTCGCTGCTGGATATGGAGATCCTCCTGGACGGCATCCCCCTGGATCAGATCACGACGTCGATGACCATCAATGG
It encodes:
- a CDS encoding (2Fe-2S)-binding protein; translated protein: MEAIQPAARQRIRVTVNGRPYEADVEARMLLVYFLRDILGLTGTHVGCDTTSCGACTVLLNGKAVKSCTVFAVQADGAEILTVEGLAKDGELHPLQKAFWE
- a CDS encoding xanthine dehydrogenase family protein subunit M — encoded protein: MFPAPFEYAAPSTLDQAIRLLQQYGPDARLLAGGQSLIPMMRFRLANPKVLIDLNRIPGMDFLEEDRGVLRIGAMVRHRAMERASLIQQRYPLLADAARVIADPIVRNWGTVGGSIAHADPAGDWGAALLAAKAEVVITGPKGRRIGQRTVPLEEFFTGPFMTALQPGEIVTEIRVPAPGPREAGAYLKIERKVGDFAVVAVGVQIALDADGVCRKAGIGLCAVGPTSLRAREAEEWLIGKRLDEGVIARAGELAAEASQPTSDTRGPAEYKRDMVRVLTVRALRKALERIPMV
- a CDS encoding NAD(P)-dependent alcohol dehydrogenase, whose product is MKAARLYQYDPHLNVQLQIEEVPEPKITAPDEVIVRIGAAGLCRTDLHIIEGVWRSILDPDGKLLPYIPGHENAGWVEEVGSAVTSVKPGDAVICHPLRTCGVCLACRQGEDMYCERGVFPGLNANGGFAEYLVTNERALVKLPDGVAPADVAPLADAGLTAYRAAKRAAKLLPPGTSCVIIGIGGLGHIALQALRALSSARIIAVDITESARRLAQELGADEVLPGGPDLVAEVRERTKGGAHVVLDFVGEAGVEQQGWQMLRRGGTHFIIGYGGKLEVPTVQMIFNEITIAGSLVGNYMELVELMDLNARGLVKVHSRQYRLEQINQAIDDFKNRRYIGRAVIIP
- a CDS encoding amidohydrolase family protein, with the protein product MIRVDGQEIFVIDGHIHFWDGSPENWRNKYGEGWMLCFYDYHKALSPADYVWPFDKYCKYDEETLIRDLFLEGYVDMGIFNSTYLTEFFKNGFNTHVQNYVLKQKYPERFILCGTFDPRWGEKGLDEFRRMVEEYPIQGLKLYTAEWRGESRGWRLTEPMAYRYLELCRELGIRNIHVHKGPTIYPLNKDAFDVHDVDQAASDFPDLNFIVEHCGLPRLDDFCWIATQDKNVYAGLAVAIAFIHSRPRYFAEIMANLLYWLGPDRILFGSDYALWSPRWIIERFISFELPPDIKEEYGVDLTLETKRKILGENAARLYGIDIAAQREKLQRDPIGQRLAAMAA
- a CDS encoding iron-sulfur cluster assembly protein, encoding MVELWQALDGVLDPELDHSIVRLGFVEAVTVEGSCAWVTLRLPTFWCAPNFVFMMVEDIRRALLQVEGIQAVQIRLLDHFASEAIESAVQNGRSFEEAFPGEVTGSLDELRAFFRRKSYLGRQFALLNALRAAGFSPQEICALRLADLSESGGTWHVRRADGVWVSLEPGEAIRRYLERRRELGLDMRPDAPLMLDADGHPIPLESFNDYLCRSRAALLNFKSNAFLCQALLASRKGGAP
- a CDS encoding nitroreductase translates to MDVLEAIMTRHMVGKVRPERPTREEIETLLRAAVRAPNHRLTEPWRFVVITGPALDELGEVFAQILQAVKPDATEEELKRERAKPHRAPVIIAVACLKGRDPIETHENIVATAAAIQNLLLAAHGMGLGAYLRTGDTAYHPLLLRWLGVPEDAQFMGFIYLGYPAPDAPPRQTPRRPIEEVTQWRGWS